Below is a genomic region from Spirochaetota bacterium.
GGGTTTCGCGTGGTGCTCGCTCCGTGAGACATAATTGTATATAACGACACAACGGGCGATTACAGGAGAAACGGGATGAGGACCACTGGACAACCGGCGCACCGGGCCACCGGAACGGGGTGCGGAGGCGGAGCCCCTGCTCGCGATTAAAATGAGCGAGCTGGTTCCTTTCCAGAAATCGTACGATTTCCTGGTCTGGATGTTCAACAAGACCGACGGTTTTCCGAAGTCGAAACGCTTTTCGATAGGCCAGAGGCTTGAGAACGCCCTTCTTGATCATATTTCTCTTGTGTATCGCTTTAAGTATTCGAAAAACCGCGAAAAGACGTTATTTGTACTGTCGGCAAAGTTTGATGAAATAAAATTGTTACTTAAAATCTGCTATGATTCCAGACTTATCGCGAAGAACAGCTTCGCTTTCGCGATGAAACAGTGTGATGAGATAGGGGCCCTAATCGGGGGGTTGATAAAATCTCTCGAAAGACACAGGTAAAACCCGCCGGGAATGGCGGGCGTACGCGGTCACTCCGAGCGATGCTTCGCGGCGGCTCGTGGAACAACAACGACAACAACAACCGCTCGGCGAATCGTAACAGGAACGAACCCGGCAACGGGAACAACAACAATGGGTTTCGCGTGGTGCTCGCTCCGATTTCAGCCAATAGGGCCCTTCGATGCCGCGCGCCCATGGATTTGCGGACGTTTGGGGTTCCACATTCCGCGTACGCCCTTCCCGTAAGGGATAAATAACAAACGCCCCCGACGCACTCCGGTAGCGCGCGCGAGATCCGGCGCGAATCCCTGCTTCACTCCCTGGTCGATCTCACGCTCCGCTACTCGGGCGCGGCCCCCCGCCCTTCGAGATGGCGCTTCGCCTGACACTCACCCGTAATACCGGATATCCTCCACCCTTGGGATAAGCCCCATCTCGCCCGCCTGGGAATAGAAATATTCCAGCGCGCTTTTCAGTTCGTCGGTGAACTCGAAGCGCAGCAGCCGGTAGTAGGTGTCGATGTCGTAGGCCACGTCGGGGTACTTCGCGCGCGCCGTGTCGATGAGCGCGCTTCGCTCCGTCTCAAGGCACGCGAGCGAGTTACGGTACGACTCGACCACGCGCTCGATGTCCGCGCGCATGGTCCGCGCGGCGTTCGCGCCGGCCAGGAACACGGCGAAGACCACCGGGTGGCCGGTCTTGCGCAGCCACAGGTCGCCCAGGTCGTAGGTGTAGGGGATCGGCTCGGCCTCGTGCATCATGGCCTCGTTGCCGATCACCAGGGCCGCGTCGATATCCGAAAGCGAGGGCCGCGGCGGCGACGGGACGTATTGCGGGCGCAGGCCGTAGTGCCGCTCGAGCAGCATTTTCAAGAGCACCACCGAGGTCTGAGAGGCGGATGAGAGGCCGAGCCTGCGGCCATCGAGCTCCTCGATCGGCACGCGGCTTACCAGCACCACCGAGCGGACATAGCCGATAGAGGAGAGGCAGAAGCCGGGGAGGATGAGCGCGTCGCGAACGTCCGCGTACGCGGCCGAGGAGACCGGGCTCATGTCGAGCGCGCCGTCGCGCATCATGGCGTTGAGCGCGCTCGGGTACGCCGGGACGACCTGCACGCCGTCGAGCGGGCGCTTCGTCATCATGTGATGATAGAAAGGATAGCAGTTGAGGTAGTTGATGTATCCGAGCTTCATACAGTATCCTCCCGGTTCAGTAGGCGGCCGTGGCGCGCACGGGCTTCATTCCAGCGTTTTCGATGATTCGTCGCAAACGCTCCTCGGAACCGACGTCGTCGGTCGTCGCGCCCGCGGCGTGCACCACCTTTTCGTAATGGTAGGTGGCGCCGATGTCATCCACGCCGAAGTGGAGCATCACCTGCGCCAGCTTCTCGCCCAGGTACATCCACAGCCCCTTGAGGTGCGGGATGTTGTGGAGGAAGACCCGCGCGGCCGCGTAGGTCCTGATATCATCGAAGCCCGCGGCCTGCTTCTCCACGGCAAGCGCGGTGTTCTCCGCGTGAAAGCGAAGCGGCACGAAGGTCTTGAAGCCCCCGGTCTCGTTCTGGAGATCGCGTATGCGCGACAGGTGATCGACGATGTGTGAAGGATTTTCAACGTGATTGTAGAGCATGGTGGCGTTGGTCTCCAGGCCCGCATGGTGCGCTTCGCGCATAACGGCGAGCCAGCGTTCACCGGAGATCTTGCGCGGCGCGATTCGGTCGCGCACTCCGGGATCGAAGATTTCGGCCCCACCCCCCGGAAGCGCGCCAAGGCCCGCGTCGATCATCGCGCGGAAGATCTCGGGCAGCGTCGTGCCGCTTCGCCGCGAGAAGTAGTCGTATTCCGTGGCGGTGAAGGCCACGATGAAGAGGTCCGGCTTCACCCGTTTGATGCGCCGAAGCATCTCCAGGAAATAATCGAGCGAAAGCGCCGGGTTGAGCCCCCCCACGATGTGCACCTCGTCGATGCCGAAGCCCGCGGCGCGGCGAACGCGCTGCTCGATCTCGTCGAGCGAAAGCGTGAAGGCGTCGGCGTCGCCCTCGTCGCGCGAATAGGCGCAGAGCGGACAGCGCAGCTCGCACACGTTGGTGTAATTGAGGTTCATGTTCACGCCGTAGTAGACGTTCGCGCCGTTCGTGCGTCGCCGCACGAAATCGGCGATGAGGCCGAGCTCCACGACGTCAGTCGTCGTGAGCATGGCGAGCGCGTCCTCTTCGTCGACGGGAATGTCGGAGCGCACCTTTTCGGCGACACGGCGGAGGACGGGATTGTGTATCATGTCGATATTCATCGTGTGAGACTGAAGGCGACATTACCCTATGCCGCCTTCGCCGCCCCCCCATTCCGGAAAGAGATCGTGCCGGATTCCGAGCAGGTTCAGCACCTTCCCCACGGTGAAATCCACGACATCGTCGATGGTGCGCGGGCGCGTGTAGAAGCCCGGGATCGGCGGCACGATATCGGCCCCGGCGTCTCTGGCGCGGAGCATGTTTTCTATATGAACGCGCCCGAGCGGCGTCTCGCGCGGAACGAGCACGAGCCGGCGCCGCTCCTTGAGCGCGACATCGGCCGCGCGGCTGATGAGCGAATCGGCGTAGCCGGAGGCCACGGCCGAGAGCGTCTTCATGGAGCAGGGGGCGATGACCATGGCGTCGAAGCGGAAGCTCCCGCTCGCCGGCGGGGCGAAGAGATCGTCGTTGGCGTATTCGGAAAGAAGCGATAGGTCGAGCCCCGGACGGCGGCGCGCGATGAGCCTGGAAAGCGAGCGAGGGCGCGCCTCGTCGCCGCCGATCTCGTAGTCGATAATGCCCCATGCAGCGACCGAAACGACGGTCCCTACGGGCCTCCCCGCGCCGAGCAGCTCCTCGATAAGGCGAACGCCGAGTATCGCGCCGCTCGCGCCGGTTATTCCGATTATGTACATGGAAGCAGTTTAGCCCTGGTCGATGTAAACATCAAGAAATGTGCCGATGAAGAGCACGGGCGCGACATACCGGTTGAGCTCGAACATCTGTTTAATGCCCGATGCCGCGTCCTCGCCGCGCGCCAGGCGCTGCTGCGCCGTGAAGATCACCGCCACGCACGCCACGGCCACCCAGTAGCCGATGCCGCGCCTCGCGAGAAATCCCGCCGCCGAAAGCGCCGCGACCGCCGACGCATAGGAAACCGCCGACGCCGCAAGCGTCCGCTCCACGCCGTAGCGGGCCGGGAAGGAGCACAGCTTTTCCTCGCGGTCGAAGTCCACGTCCTGTATCGCGTAGACCAGGTCGAGCCCGGCGATCCACATCATGATCGCCGCGCCCAGGATGAACGGCAGAAAATCGAACTCGCCGGTTATGCCGAGGTAGCCGCCGACAGGCGCCGCCGCCTCGACGAGCCCCAGGTAGCAGTGCGACCCGGAGGTAAAGCGCTTGAAATACGAATAGGTGGCGAGCCCCGCAACGGCCGCAAACGAGAGGTAAAAGCAGAGCGTGTTCAGCATATATGCCGCGAAGATGAGCACAAGCGAGGCGGCCGCGCCGTAGAGCAGGACTTCCGCCGGGTTGGCGTCCCCGCGCGCGAGGATGCGGTCTTTCGTGCGGGGATTCCTCCGGTCGATCTCGATGTCGATAACGCGGTTGAACGACATGCCGGCCGTACGCGCGGCGACGAGCGCGATCGTCACCCACACCCAGTCCATGAAGCCCCCTCCCCCGGCGAAGAGCACGCCGAGATAGGCGAACGGCAGCGCGAAGAGCGTCTGCTCGATCATGATCATTTCCGAGAATTTCTTAAAATCCATATTCCTTCCACCGTTCGCTGACGTGTTTCTTCATGTCGTCCGACATCTTTATCTCGTCCGGCCAGTCCCGGCCCATCCCTTCCTCGCGTGTTTTCCGCGTAGCATCGATTCCCATCTTGCCGCCGAAGTTCGCGCAGGGCGCCGAGTGGTCCAGCGCGTCCAGTGGCCCCCCCGAAAGGACGAGGTCGCGCTGCGGGTCCACGTTGTTGAGGAGCTTCCAGACCACCGTGCTGTAGTCGCGCAGGTCGATATCGTGGTCGAAGACGGCGATGAACTTGGTCGAGGCCATCTGCCCCATGCCCCACAGCGCGTGGATAACCTTGTGCGCATGGGCGGCGTACTCCTTTTTTATCGAAACGAGCGCGCAGTTGTGAAAGACGCCCTCCAGCGGAAGCTCGATATCGACTATCTCCGGGGCGATGAGCCGCATGAGCGGAAGGAATATCCGCTCCGTGGCCTTGGCCATGTAGCAGTCCTCCATGGGGGGCTTGCCCACGATCGTCGCCGGGTAGACGGCATCCTCGCGGTGCGTGACACAGGTTATATGAAACACCGGGTACACGTCGGCCGGCGAGTAAAACCCCGTATGGTCGCCGAAGGGGCCCTCGATCCGCTCGTCGCCGGGATCGACGTAGCCCTCCAGCACGAAATCGGACTCGGCCGGCACCATGAGATCCAGCGTCTTCGCCTTCACCAGCTCGACCGGGGCCGACTGCAGCCAGCCGGCGAAGAGCATCTCGTCGATGTCGGGGGGAAGCGGCGCCGTCGCCGCATAGGTCACCACGGGCGGACCGCCAAGCGCCACCGCCACCTCCATGCGCTCGCCGCGTTCCCTGTACTTACGATAGTGGCGGGCGCCGTCCTTATTGTACTGCCAGTGCATGCCGGTCGATGCGTTGTCGAACTTCTGCATGCGGTACATGCCGTAGTTCTGCGCCTTCGAGTCAGGGTCGCGCGTTATGACGATCGGAAGCGTGATGAAAGGGCCGCCGTCGTGCGGCCAGCAGGTAATGACGGGAAGCCCGTCAAGCAGCGCACCGCCGGAGAGGACCTTTTCCTGGCAGGGGGCCTTTCTGACCGTCTTCGGCATGAAGCCGGCAAGCTCCTTCAGGGCGAAGAGCATGCGGAGCTTGTCCATTATCCCCGCCGGCGGCTGCATCTTCACCAGCGACTCGATCCTCGAAGCGATATCGTCGAAGCTGCCGCAGCCAAGGGCGAGGCGCATGCGCGCGTAGCTTCCAAAGGCGTTGATGAGCAGTGGATGCGGCGAGCCCTTCACCCGCTCGAACAGGAGCGCGGGACCGCCGCTCTTGCTCATGCGGTCGGCGATCTCGGTTATTTCGAGGGCCGGATCGACCTCCACGGCCACCCGACGGAGCTCGCCGAGCTTCTCGAGCCGTGCGATGAACTGCCTGAGATTTTTATATGGCATAGTTCCCGTATTCCATTCAAGCCTGTCCGGCGTTCGGCCGGAGGTGCAAAGCGTAGCGGAGGACCGTATTTTTTCAACCAAATAATTGCGAATGCTCCCTCGCATCGGTTGCCGATAGTATAAGCATACACCGGAAACACCGCGTGCGACCTAACCCTGGACTTCGCGTTTTTCGCGCGCCGTGCCATATATCTATCATGATCGCGACCATATTCGGCGGCGTCGGCATATTCCTGATCGGCATGATCCTCATGTCCGACGGGCTCAAGTCGCTCGGAGGCGACGGGCTCCGGCGCGTGCTCACGCGCTTTACCGGCGGGCCGATTTCCGGCATCGCCTCCGGCTTCTTCGTTACCTCTCTCGTGCAGGCATCGAGCGCCACCATCCTCGCCACCATCGGGTTCCTTTCCGCGGGGCTCATAAGTTTCACGCAGGTTATCGCCATCATCTTCGGCGCGAACCTCGGCACCACCACCACCGGCTGGCTGGTCTCGCTCCTCGGATTCAAGCTGAGCATCGGGCTTCTGGCCATGCCGCTCGTCGGCGCGGGGGCGTTTCTGATGCTGCTCGCGCGCGGCAAAAAGGCGTCGCTGGGGATGGTGATGGCGGGATTCGGCATGCTCTTCCTGGGGATCGCGACACTTCAAAGCGGCATGGAGCACCTCGCCGCGAAGGTGGATGTGGCCGCGTTCCCGGACACCCGGCTTCTCGGGCGCCTCATCCTCATGCTCATCGGCGTGGCCATGACGATCATCATGCAGTCCTCCAGCGCCGCGCTCGTCACCACGCTCGCGGCGCTCCATTCCTCGGCGGTCACGCTCGACCAGGCGGCCGCGCTCGTCATAGGGCAGAGCATCGGGAAGACCTCCACGGCCGTCATC
It encodes:
- a CDS encoding four helix bundle protein, with amino-acid sequence MSELVPFQKSYDFLVWMFNKTDGFPKSKRFSIGQRLENALLDHISLVYRFKYSKNREKTLFVLSAKFDEIKLLLKICYDSRLIAKNSFAFAMKQCDEIGALIGGLIKSLERHR
- a CDS encoding menaquinone biosynthesis protein, with product MKLGYINYLNCYPFYHHMMTKRPLDGVQVVPAYPSALNAMMRDGALDMSPVSSAAYADVRDALILPGFCLSSIGYVRSVVLVSRVPIEELDGRRLGLSSASQTSVVLLKMLLERHYGLRPQYVPSPPRPSLSDIDAALVIGNEAMMHEAEPIPYTYDLGDLWLRKTGHPVVFAVFLAGANAARTMRADIERVVESYRNSLACLETERSALIDTARAKYPDVAYDIDTYYRLLRFEFTDELKSALEYFYSQAGEMGLIPRVEDIRYYG
- a CDS encoding CofH family radical SAM protein; the encoded protein is MIHNPVLRRVAEKVRSDIPVDEEDALAMLTTTDVVELGLIADFVRRRTNGANVYYGVNMNLNYTNVCELRCPLCAYSRDEGDADAFTLSLDEIEQRVRRAAGFGIDEVHIVGGLNPALSLDYFLEMLRRIKRVKPDLFIVAFTATEYDYFSRRSGTTLPEIFRAMIDAGLGALPGGGAEIFDPGVRDRIAPRKISGERWLAVMREAHHAGLETNATMLYNHVENPSHIVDHLSRIRDLQNETGGFKTFVPLRFHAENTALAVEKQAAGFDDIRTYAAARVFLHNIPHLKGLWMYLGEKLAQVMLHFGVDDIGATYHYEKVVHAAGATTDDVGSEERLRRIIENAGMKPVRATAAY
- a CDS encoding UbiX family flavin prenyltransferase — its product is MYIIGITGASGAILGVRLIEELLGAGRPVGTVVSVAAWGIIDYEIGGDEARPRSLSRLIARRRPGLDLSLLSEYANDDLFAPPASGSFRFDAMVIAPCSMKTLSAVASGYADSLISRAADVALKERRRLVLVPRETPLGRVHIENMLRARDAGADIVPPIPGFYTRPRTIDDVVDFTVGKVLNLLGIRHDLFPEWGGGEGGIG
- a CDS encoding UbiA-like polyprenyltransferase, which encodes MDFKKFSEMIMIEQTLFALPFAYLGVLFAGGGGFMDWVWVTIALVAARTAGMSFNRVIDIEIDRRNPRTKDRILARGDANPAEVLLYGAAASLVLIFAAYMLNTLCFYLSFAAVAGLATYSYFKRFTSGSHCYLGLVEAAAPVGGYLGITGEFDFLPFILGAAIMMWIAGLDLVYAIQDVDFDREEKLCSFPARYGVERTLAASAVSYASAVAALSAAGFLARRGIGYWVAVACVAVIFTAQQRLARGEDAASGIKQMFELNRYVAPVLFIGTFLDVYIDQG
- a CDS encoding menaquinone biosynthesis decarboxylase, with product MPYKNLRQFIARLEKLGELRRVAVEVDPALEITEIADRMSKSGGPALLFERVKGSPHPLLINAFGSYARMRLALGCGSFDDIASRIESLVKMQPPAGIMDKLRMLFALKELAGFMPKTVRKAPCQEKVLSGGALLDGLPVITCWPHDGGPFITLPIVITRDPDSKAQNYGMYRMQKFDNASTGMHWQYNKDGARHYRKYRERGERMEVAVALGGPPVVTYAATAPLPPDIDEMLFAGWLQSAPVELVKAKTLDLMVPAESDFVLEGYVDPGDERIEGPFGDHTGFYSPADVYPVFHITCVTHREDAVYPATIVGKPPMEDCYMAKATERIFLPLMRLIAPEIVDIELPLEGVFHNCALVSIKKEYAAHAHKVIHALWGMGQMASTKFIAVFDHDIDLRDYSTVVWKLLNNVDPQRDLVLSGGPLDALDHSAPCANFGGKMGIDATRKTREEGMGRDWPDEIKMSDDMKKHVSERWKEYGF